The Streptomyces sp. RKAG293 genome includes a region encoding these proteins:
- a CDS encoding potassium channel family protein, which produces MSGIPITRQRRRVLVGRLLRSAASAAVLTWLYYLMPLDRALDATTAVLLTLGLIVFGCLIAWQVAAVTHAAYPGLRAVEALTTAVPLFLLLFASTYFLVARDRPSSFSEPLNRTDALYFTVTVFATVGFGDITPVSELSRVLTTVQMIADLILVGLIAKVLFGAVRIGLRRRETASHSPSELPEDGP; this is translated from the coding sequence ATGAGCGGCATCCCCATCACGCGGCAGCGCCGGCGGGTTCTGGTGGGACGCCTGCTCCGCTCGGCGGCCTCGGCCGCGGTGCTCACCTGGCTGTACTACCTGATGCCCCTGGATCGCGCGCTCGACGCGACCACCGCCGTTCTGCTCACCCTGGGCCTGATCGTTTTCGGCTGCCTGATCGCCTGGCAGGTCGCCGCCGTCACTCATGCGGCGTATCCCGGGCTGCGCGCCGTGGAGGCGCTGACCACCGCCGTGCCGCTGTTCCTGCTGCTGTTCGCCTCGACGTACTTCCTGGTCGCCAGGGACCGGCCGTCGTCGTTCTCTGAGCCACTGAACCGGACCGACGCGCTCTACTTCACCGTCACGGTGTTCGCGACGGTCGGATTCGGGGACATCACGCCCGTCAGCGAGCTCAGCCGGGTGCTGACCACGGTGCAGATGATCGCCGATCTGATCCTGGTGGGCCTGATCGCGAAAGTTCTCTTCGGCGCCGTCCGGATCGGGCTGCGGCGGCGGGAGACGGCATCGCACTCCCCGTCGGAACTCCCGGAGGACGGCCCATGA
- a CDS encoding glutamate ABC transporter substrate-binding protein codes for MNIRKSAAAGLVVLALTASVTACGGKEGTPTAPGAKATTGADAPKLPTYAPKTGVTLDSAVLKKAQQRGKLVIGVKSDQPFLGFQPPGSNDRNGFDIEIAKMVAADLGFGPDKIEWKTFDSSLRVPAIKKGDADYYVGTFTINDARKKDISFAGPYYIAGQDLLVAKSNTDITGPDTLKGKKVCSITGSTPLERIKDPKYGAVVNALGKYSDCVQQLQTGQVDAVTTDDAILKGYAAQAPGKFRVVGKQFSQEPYGVGLAHDDKVLRDAISDALKAHQDNGDYKKAYDATLGLSGAPYTAPPALDRY; via the coding sequence ATGAATATCCGTAAATCCGCCGCCGCCGGACTCGTCGTCCTGGCGCTGACCGCCTCCGTGACCGCCTGTGGCGGCAAGGAGGGCACGCCGACCGCGCCCGGCGCCAAGGCCACCACCGGCGCCGACGCCCCGAAGCTGCCGACGTACGCGCCGAAGACGGGCGTCACGCTCGACTCCGCCGTACTGAAGAAGGCACAGCAGCGCGGCAAGCTGGTCATCGGCGTCAAGTCCGACCAGCCGTTCCTGGGCTTCCAGCCGCCCGGCAGCAACGACCGCAACGGCTTCGACATCGAGATCGCCAAGATGGTCGCCGCCGACCTCGGCTTCGGTCCCGACAAGATCGAGTGGAAGACCTTCGACTCCAGCCTGCGCGTCCCGGCGATCAAGAAGGGCGACGCGGACTACTACGTCGGCACCTTCACCATCAACGACGCCCGCAAGAAGGACATCTCCTTCGCCGGCCCGTACTACATCGCCGGCCAGGACCTGCTCGTGGCCAAGAGCAACACCGACATCACCGGCCCGGACACCCTCAAGGGCAAGAAGGTCTGCAGCATCACCGGCTCCACGCCGCTGGAGCGGATCAAGGACCCGAAGTACGGAGCCGTCGTCAACGCGCTCGGCAAGTACTCGGACTGCGTGCAGCAGCTCCAGACCGGCCAGGTCGACGCGGTCACCACGGACGACGCGATCCTCAAGGGCTACGCGGCGCAGGCCCCCGGCAAGTTCCGGGTGGTCGGCAAGCAGTTCTCCCAGGAGCCGTACGGCGTCGGCCTCGCGCACGACGACAAGGTGCTGCGCGACGCGATCAGCGACGCGCTGAAGGCGCACCAGGACAACGGCGACTACAAGAAGGCCTACGACGCGACGCTGGGCCTGTCCGGCGCCCCGTACACCGCGCCGCCGGCCCTCGACCGCTACTGA
- a CDS encoding amino acid ABC transporter permease — MTASVLYDAPGPRTRLRNRIYTVVGSLALAGLLVFFAVRLNSKGEFKSYMWDLFQYAGVQQQITDGVVATLKAFALAAVFSLLLATVFAAGRLSDHKPVRIAASAAVEFFRALPLIIMIYLLWATVFEPFWALVIGLTLYNGSVQAEIFRAGINSVPKGQSEAAYALGMRKTQVMLTILVPQAVRAMLPSIISQLVVTLKDTSLGYLIAYTELLYVGRILAGNTPTLGNYPYFQVLLVIGTIYIAMCMLLSAIATWVEKRARRSPKGAPPATPEAEALVATAE, encoded by the coding sequence ATGACGGCGAGTGTGCTGTACGACGCCCCGGGTCCCAGGACCCGGCTGCGCAACCGGATCTACACGGTCGTCGGCAGCCTGGCGCTCGCCGGGCTGCTGGTGTTCTTCGCCGTGCGGCTTAACTCCAAGGGCGAGTTCAAGTCCTACATGTGGGACCTGTTCCAGTACGCCGGGGTCCAGCAGCAGATCACGGACGGCGTGGTCGCCACCCTCAAGGCGTTCGCCCTCGCGGCGGTCTTCTCGCTGCTGCTGGCCACCGTGTTCGCCGCCGGACGGCTCTCGGACCACAAGCCGGTGCGGATCGCCGCCTCGGCCGCCGTGGAGTTCTTCCGCGCGCTGCCGCTGATCATCATGATCTATCTGCTGTGGGCGACCGTCTTCGAGCCCTTCTGGGCCCTGGTCATCGGTCTGACGCTCTACAACGGCTCGGTCCAGGCGGAGATCTTCCGGGCCGGCATCAACTCCGTGCCCAAGGGTCAGAGCGAGGCCGCCTACGCGCTGGGCATGCGCAAGACGCAGGTCATGCTGACCATCCTGGTCCCGCAGGCCGTACGGGCCATGCTGCCCAGCATCATCAGCCAGCTCGTGGTGACCCTGAAGGACACCTCGCTCGGCTACCTGATCGCCTACACCGAACTCCTGTACGTCGGCCGGATCCTGGCGGGCAACACACCTACCCTCGGGAACTACCCGTACTTCCAGGTGCTGCTCGTCATCGGCACGATCTACATCGCGATGTGCATGCTGCTGTCCGCCATCGCCACCTGGGTCGAGAAGCGCGCCCGCCGCAGCCCGAAGGGCGCCCCGCCGGCCACGCCGGAGGCGGAGGCACTGGTCGCCACGGCGGAGTGA
- a CDS encoding DUF3046 domain-containing protein: MKLTVFWERMRVHFGEGYADSFARDHVMAELGGRTVWEALDSGWEAKDVWRAVCTAMDVPAGRR; encoded by the coding sequence ATGAAGTTGACGGTGTTCTGGGAGCGGATGCGGGTGCACTTCGGGGAGGGGTATGCGGATTCGTTCGCCCGGGATCATGTGATGGCGGAGCTCGGCGGGCGGACGGTGTGGGAGGCGCTGGACTCGGGGTGGGAGGCCAAGGACGTGTGGCGCGCGGTCTGTACGGCGATGGATGTGCCGGCCGGACGGCGCTGA
- a CDS encoding response regulator transcription factor, with amino-acid sequence MRLLLVEDDDRVAAALSAVLAKHGFDVTHARSGEEALRALLPAQGPSYGCVLLDLGLPDQDGFEVCSRIRRRTSTPVIMVTARADVRSRIHGLNLGADDYVVKPYDTGELLARIHAVGRRPPLRPGAESAATAPDGGSGAGERPPAGSLQLGPVDIELPTRRVMVSGEPIALTRKEFDLLALLAQRPGVVFRREQIISEVWRTSWEGTGRTLEVHVASLRAKLRMPSMIETVRGVGYRLVVPAV; translated from the coding sequence ATGCGATTGCTGCTGGTGGAGGACGACGACCGGGTTGCCGCCGCACTGTCGGCCGTGCTCGCGAAGCACGGCTTCGACGTCACCCATGCCCGCAGCGGCGAGGAGGCGCTGCGCGCGCTGCTGCCCGCCCAGGGCCCGTCCTACGGGTGTGTGCTGCTCGACCTCGGCCTGCCCGACCAGGACGGCTTCGAGGTGTGCAGCCGGATCCGCCGGCGCACCTCCACCCCCGTCATCATGGTCACCGCCCGCGCCGATGTTCGGTCCCGGATCCACGGTCTGAACCTCGGCGCCGACGACTACGTCGTCAAGCCGTACGACACCGGTGAGCTGCTCGCCCGGATCCACGCCGTCGGCCGCCGGCCCCCGCTGCGGCCCGGCGCGGAGTCCGCCGCCACCGCGCCCGACGGCGGATCCGGTGCCGGCGAGCGGCCGCCGGCCGGCAGTCTGCAGCTCGGCCCCGTCGACATCGAACTGCCCACCCGCCGCGTTATGGTGAGCGGCGAGCCGATCGCGCTCACCCGCAAGGAGTTCGACCTGCTGGCCCTGCTCGCCCAGCGGCCCGGGGTGGTCTTCCGCCGCGAGCAGATCATCAGCGAGGTGTGGCGCACCAGCTGGGAGGGGACGGGGCGCACCCTGGAGGTGCACGTCGCCTCGCTCCGCGCCAAGCTGCGGATGCCGTCCATGATCGAAACGGTGCGCGGGGTCGGTTACCGGCTCGTCGTTCCCGCCGTCTGA
- a CDS encoding AI-2E family transporter, with protein MPRWLPRAMLLALALVGCFQLAGWAFHQVTGLLINILIAFFGALAIEPAVDWMAARGMRRGVATGLVLLAAIIAVAAFVVALGSLLVDQITTIADNFPQYVNDVVVWLNQNFHTKLDVGKLQDNVLHSDWLRNYLQNSAGNVWGLSATVVGGVFQLFTVVLFAFYFAADGPRLRRALCSVLPPARQAEVLRAWEIAVAKTGGYIYSRALMALVSGVAHYVLLQVLGVPYAPALAVWVGLVSQFVPTVGTYLAGALPMLIAFTEDPWDALWVLCFVVVYQQFENYVLQPRITAKTVDIHPAVAFGSVVAGTALLGAVGALVAIPVTATLQGFFGAYVKRYAVTDPRAHGPRRRPWLRRRHRT; from the coding sequence ATGCCGCGGTGGCTGCCGCGCGCGATGCTGCTGGCGCTGGCGCTGGTGGGCTGCTTCCAGCTGGCCGGCTGGGCGTTCCACCAGGTGACCGGGCTGCTGATCAACATCCTGATCGCGTTCTTCGGCGCACTGGCCATCGAGCCGGCGGTGGACTGGATGGCGGCGCGCGGGATGCGGCGCGGGGTGGCCACCGGGCTGGTCCTGCTGGCGGCGATCATCGCGGTCGCGGCGTTCGTGGTGGCGCTCGGCTCGCTGCTCGTGGACCAGATCACGACGATCGCCGACAACTTCCCGCAGTACGTGAACGACGTCGTGGTGTGGCTCAACCAGAACTTCCACACGAAGCTGGACGTCGGGAAGCTGCAGGACAACGTGCTGCACTCCGACTGGCTGCGCAACTACCTGCAGAACAGCGCGGGCAACGTGTGGGGGCTGTCGGCCACGGTCGTCGGGGGCGTCTTCCAGCTCTTCACCGTGGTGCTGTTCGCGTTCTACTTCGCGGCCGACGGACCGCGGCTGCGCCGGGCGCTGTGCTCGGTGCTGCCGCCGGCCCGGCAGGCGGAGGTGCTGCGGGCCTGGGAGATCGCGGTCGCCAAGACGGGCGGGTACATCTACTCGCGGGCGCTGATGGCCCTGGTGTCGGGCGTCGCGCACTACGTCCTGCTGCAGGTGCTGGGGGTGCCGTACGCCCCGGCGCTGGCGGTGTGGGTGGGGCTGGTGTCGCAGTTCGTGCCGACGGTCGGGACGTATCTCGCGGGCGCGCTGCCGATGCTGATCGCGTTCACCGAGGACCCGTGGGACGCGCTGTGGGTGCTGTGCTTCGTCGTGGTCTACCAGCAGTTCGAGAACTACGTGCTGCAGCCGCGGATCACGGCGAAGACCGTGGACATCCACCCGGCCGTCGCCTTCGGGTCGGTCGTCGCCGGTACCGCGCTGCTGGGGGCGGTCGGCGCGCTGGTCGCGATCCCGGTGACCGCGACGCTGCAGGGGTTCTTCGGGGCGTACGTGAAGCGGTACGCGGTGACGGACCCGAGGGCGCACGGGCCGCGGCGGCGGCCCTGGCTGCGGAGAAGACATCGCACCTGA
- the recA gene encoding recombinase RecA, with the protein MAGNDREKALDAALAQIERQFGKGAVMRLGDKPNDPIDVIPTGSTALDVALGVGGLPRGRVVEVYGPESSGKTTLTLHAVANAQKAGGTVAFVDAEHALDPEYAKALGVDTDNLLLSQPDTGEQALEIVDMLVRSGAIDLIVIDSVAALVPRAEIEGEMGDSHVGLQARLMSQALRKITGALHQSNTTAIFINQLREKIGVMFGSPETTTGGRALKFYASVRLDIRRIETLKDGTDAVGNRTRVKVVKNKVAPPFKQAEFDILYGHGISKEGGLIDMGVEHGFVRKAGAWYTYEGDQLGQGKENARNFLRDNPDLADEIEKKIKDKLGIGVRTVAPSVEPGADAAGPAADPAKAEVPAPKTVKATKATAAKA; encoded by the coding sequence ATGGCAGGTAACGACCGCGAGAAGGCGCTGGACGCCGCGCTCGCACAGATTGAACGGCAGTTCGGCAAGGGCGCGGTCATGCGCCTCGGCGACAAGCCGAACGACCCCATCGATGTCATCCCCACCGGGTCGACCGCACTGGACGTGGCACTCGGCGTCGGCGGTCTCCCGCGTGGCCGTGTGGTGGAGGTGTACGGGCCGGAGTCCTCCGGCAAGACCACCCTCACGCTGCACGCGGTGGCCAACGCGCAGAAGGCCGGCGGCACGGTGGCGTTCGTCGACGCCGAGCACGCGCTGGACCCCGAGTACGCCAAGGCCCTCGGTGTCGACACGGACAACCTGCTGCTCTCCCAGCCGGACACCGGCGAGCAGGCGCTGGAGATCGTGGACATGCTGGTCCGCTCCGGCGCGATCGACCTCATCGTGATCGACTCCGTGGCCGCCCTCGTGCCGCGGGCCGAGATCGAGGGCGAGATGGGTGACTCGCACGTGGGTCTGCAGGCCCGGCTGATGAGCCAGGCGCTGCGCAAGATCACCGGTGCGCTGCACCAGTCCAACACCACGGCGATCTTCATCAACCAGCTCCGCGAGAAGATCGGTGTGATGTTCGGCTCGCCGGAGACCACCACCGGTGGCCGCGCACTGAAGTTCTACGCCTCCGTACGGCTCGACATCCGCCGTATCGAGACGCTCAAGGACGGTACGGACGCGGTCGGCAACAGGACCCGCGTCAAGGTCGTCAAGAACAAGGTCGCACCGCCCTTCAAGCAGGCGGAGTTCGACATCCTCTACGGCCACGGCATCAGCAAGGAGGGTGGCCTGATCGACATGGGTGTCGAGCACGGCTTCGTCCGCAAGGCCGGTGCCTGGTACACGTACGAGGGCGACCAGCTCGGCCAGGGCAAGGAGAACGCCCGTAACTTCCTCAGGGACAACCCGGACCTCGCCGACGAGATCGAGAAGAAGATCAAGGACAAGCTCGGCATCGGTGTCCGGACCGTAGCCCCCAGTGTGGAGCCGGGCGCGGACGCGGCGGGCCCGGCGGCCGATCCCGCCAAGGCCGAGGTTCCGGCGCCCAAGACGGTGAAGGCGACCAAGGCCACCGCGGCCAAGGCCTGA
- a CDS encoding amino acid ABC transporter permease, with product MNVLFDNFALFRQGFFGTLSLTGASAVLALLLGVLIAAFRVSPVPPLRAFGTLWVTLLRNTPLTLLFLVATFIVPEVLTTGLTSYQLAVLALGFYTSAFVCEAVRSGVNTVPLGQAEAARSIGMTFTQILRLIILPQAARTVIAPVGSLMIALTKNSAIAGAFSVTELFSTQKLLSDRGLNLTVIFIWIALAYLIITFAISGLFRLLENRLAVAR from the coding sequence ATGAACGTGCTGTTCGACAATTTCGCCCTGTTCCGCCAGGGGTTCTTCGGCACGCTGTCGCTCACCGGTGCCAGCGCGGTGCTCGCCCTGCTGCTCGGGGTGCTCATCGCCGCGTTCCGGGTCTCGCCGGTGCCCCCGCTGCGGGCCTTCGGCACGCTGTGGGTGACGCTGCTGCGCAACACCCCGCTGACGCTGCTGTTCCTCGTGGCCACCTTCATCGTGCCCGAGGTCCTCACGACCGGCCTCACCTCGTACCAGCTGGCGGTGCTCGCGCTCGGCTTCTACACCTCGGCGTTCGTCTGCGAGGCGGTGCGCTCCGGCGTCAACACCGTGCCGCTCGGACAGGCCGAGGCCGCGCGCAGCATCGGGATGACGTTCACCCAGATCCTGCGGCTGATCATCCTTCCGCAGGCGGCCCGTACGGTCATCGCTCCGGTCGGCAGCCTCATGATCGCGCTGACCAAGAACTCGGCGATCGCCGGTGCGTTCAGCGTCACGGAGCTGTTCTCCACGCAGAAGCTCCTGAGCGACCGGGGCCTCAACCTCACCGTGATCTTCATCTGGATCGCCCTCGCGTACCTGATCATCACGTTTGCGATCAGCGGCCTGTTCCGGCTGCTCGAGAACCGGCTGGCGGTGGCCCGATGA
- a CDS encoding amino acid ABC transporter ATP-binding protein yields MTEVSVTKDAAPATDELVVLGGVNKHFGALHVLQDIDLTITRGEVVVVIGPSGSGKSTLCRTINRLETIDSGSITVDGKPLPQEGRELARLRADVGMVFQSFNLFAHKTVLQNVMLGQVKVRKTDKKAAEDRARQLLDRVGVGVQADKYPAQLSGGQQQRVAIARALAMDPKVMLFDEPTSALDPEMINEVLEVMQQLARDGMTMIVVTHEMGFARSAANRVVFMADGRIVEEATPEQFFSNPRSDRAKDFLSKILHH; encoded by the coding sequence ATGACCGAAGTCTCAGTGACCAAGGACGCCGCGCCGGCGACCGATGAGCTGGTCGTACTGGGAGGCGTGAACAAGCACTTCGGCGCGCTGCACGTGCTCCAGGACATCGACCTGACGATCACCCGCGGTGAGGTCGTGGTCGTCATCGGTCCTTCGGGGTCCGGCAAGTCCACGCTGTGCCGCACCATCAACCGGCTGGAGACGATCGATTCGGGCTCCATCACGGTGGACGGGAAGCCGCTTCCCCAGGAGGGGCGGGAACTGGCCCGGCTGCGTGCCGATGTGGGCATGGTCTTCCAGTCCTTCAATCTCTTCGCGCACAAGACCGTTCTGCAGAACGTGATGCTCGGACAGGTCAAGGTCCGCAAGACCGACAAGAAGGCGGCCGAGGACCGGGCGCGGCAGCTGCTCGACCGGGTCGGCGTGGGCGTCCAGGCGGACAAGTACCCCGCGCAGCTCTCCGGCGGACAGCAGCAGCGGGTGGCCATCGCCCGCGCGCTGGCGATGGACCCCAAGGTCATGCTCTTCGACGAGCCCACCTCCGCGCTCGACCCGGAGATGATCAACGAGGTGCTGGAGGTCATGCAGCAGCTCGCCCGGGACGGCATGACGATGATCGTCGTCACGCACGAGATGGGCTTCGCCCGCTCCGCCGCCAACCGGGTCGTCTTCATGGCCGACGGACGGATCGTCGAGGAAGCGACGCCGGAGCAGTTCTTCAGCAATCCGCGCAGCGACCGCGCCAAGGACTTCCTCTCGAAGATCCTTCACCACTGA
- a CDS encoding FAD-dependent monooxygenase: MDPVIVAGAGPVGLALALALAKRGVPTIVLDEAEGPADARDDLRHPRTTVLGADTAALLERLGYPQVYADGTTWTGWRTLRRRQEVLRVDFGPASDDEPARPSPVHISQHRLERGLRQTLHGHGLVRIVTGSRVDAVDEDATGVTVHTRGADRTWWRGSYLVGCDGPRSTVRKLLAVRFPGKTAVDRHAVAALRVELPEPGVALLHRDPPGAGTGQEVTARPLPDGLWRFDWLLPARGDLLTADELVTRIRSILTTWCGSVVPYELAGSAEYPVHQRLARRWRVGRTFLAGDAAHLMGALGAQGVEEGLRDAENLSWKLALAWHEGASETLLDSYQAERREAVGARLRATDQALPLVRAGGTWNTVRHSLLSGSARGHAELLTDSHLGRGSAASPPVYGRSPLALPAPRPGGGGSGGGKTAGSPLVATCATPPGGLVVDVPVTALDGTVGRLRDRLGQNLLVMLIAPGTGVWDSRHWLTAGLMPRLASAVAALPMSAELLVAESYPGATAHSVLLIRPDGHLVTAMVGCRPAELYSYADLARGGPPHRTAPQDEPVSGRTP, encoded by the coding sequence GTGGACCCGGTGATCGTCGCGGGGGCGGGCCCTGTGGGCCTCGCCCTCGCGCTCGCTCTGGCCAAACGCGGTGTCCCGACCATCGTCCTCGACGAAGCCGAGGGGCCGGCCGACGCCCGTGACGACCTGCGCCATCCACGCACCACCGTCCTGGGCGCGGATACCGCCGCCCTGCTGGAACGGCTCGGCTATCCGCAGGTGTACGCGGACGGCACCACCTGGACCGGGTGGCGCACCCTGCGCCGGCGGCAGGAGGTGCTGCGCGTCGACTTCGGCCCCGCGTCCGACGACGAACCCGCCCGGCCGTCCCCGGTGCACATCTCCCAGCACCGGCTGGAACGGGGCCTGCGCCAGACCCTGCACGGCCACGGCCTCGTGCGGATCGTGACCGGCTCCCGCGTCGACGCGGTCGACGAGGACGCCACCGGCGTCACCGTGCACACCCGGGGCGCCGACCGCACCTGGTGGCGCGGCAGCTATCTGGTGGGCTGCGACGGGCCGCGTTCCACGGTCCGCAAGCTGCTCGCGGTGCGCTTCCCCGGGAAGACCGCCGTCGACCGGCACGCCGTCGCCGCGCTGCGCGTCGAGCTCCCGGAACCCGGTGTGGCGCTGCTGCACCGCGATCCCCCCGGCGCCGGTACCGGCCAGGAGGTGACGGCCCGTCCGCTGCCGGACGGCCTGTGGCGGTTCGACTGGCTGCTGCCCGCCCGGGGCGACCTGCTGACCGCCGATGAGCTGGTGACCCGGATCCGCTCCATCCTCACCACGTGGTGCGGAAGCGTCGTACCGTACGAACTGGCCGGCTCGGCCGAGTACCCGGTGCACCAGCGGCTCGCCCGCCGCTGGCGGGTGGGCCGGACGTTCCTCGCCGGCGACGCCGCCCATCTGATGGGCGCCCTGGGCGCCCAGGGCGTGGAGGAGGGCCTGCGGGACGCCGAGAACCTGTCCTGGAAGCTCGCGCTCGCCTGGCACGAGGGCGCGTCCGAGACCCTGCTCGACAGCTATCAGGCCGAGCGGCGCGAGGCGGTCGGCGCCCGGCTGCGCGCCACCGACCAGGCTCTGCCGCTGGTACGCGCCGGCGGGACCTGGAACACGGTCCGCCATTCGCTGCTCTCCGGATCCGCCCGCGGGCACGCCGAGCTGCTGACCGACAGCCACCTCGGCCGGGGATCCGCCGCGTCCCCGCCGGTCTACGGCCGCTCGCCGCTCGCTCTGCCCGCGCCGCGGCCGGGCGGGGGCGGCAGTGGCGGCGGCAAGACCGCCGGGTCACCGCTGGTCGCCACCTGCGCCACTCCCCCGGGCGGGCTGGTCGTCGATGTGCCGGTGACGGCGCTGGACGGCACGGTCGGCCGGCTGCGGGACCGGCTGGGCCAGAACCTGCTGGTGATGCTGATCGCCCCGGGCACCGGTGTGTGGGACAGCCGGCACTGGCTGACGGCCGGTCTGATGCCGCGGCTCGCGTCGGCGGTCGCCGCACTGCCGATGAGCGCCGAGCTGCTGGTCGCCGAGAGCTATCCCGGTGCAACGGCGCACAGCGTGCTGCTGATCCGCCCGGACGGCCATCTGGTGACGGCGATGGTCGGCTGCCGCCCGGCCGAGCTGTACTCCTACGCGGACCTGGCCCGCGGCGGCCCCCCGCACCGCACCGCACCACAGGACGAACCGGTCAGCGGCCGGACGCCCTAA
- the recX gene encoding recombination regulator RecX: MASRYPDRGGSSESRASKEPPLSPEEQARALCLRLLTGNPRTRKQLADAMRKREIPDDVAEQLLERFQEAGLIDDQAFANAWVESRHRGRGLARRALARELQTRGVDAELVTEAVGQLDSDQEEERARELVDRKLRTTRGLERDKRLRRLAGMLARKGYPEGLALRVVRRALEQEGEDEPDVLEYHPLG, encoded by the coding sequence GTGGCGAGTCGGTACCCCGATCGCGGCGGCTCTTCCGAGTCGAGGGCCTCGAAAGAGCCGCCGCTCAGCCCGGAGGAGCAGGCGCGGGCGTTGTGCCTGCGCCTGCTCACCGGGAACCCCCGCACGCGTAAACAGCTCGCCGACGCGATGCGCAAGCGGGAGATCCCGGACGACGTGGCGGAGCAGCTGCTGGAGCGGTTCCAGGAAGCCGGCCTGATCGACGACCAGGCGTTCGCCAACGCCTGGGTGGAGTCCCGGCACCGCGGGCGCGGCCTCGCCCGCCGGGCGCTGGCCAGGGAGCTCCAGACCCGTGGGGTGGACGCGGAGCTGGTCACCGAGGCGGTGGGCCAGCTCGACTCCGACCAGGAGGAGGAGCGGGCCCGCGAGCTGGTGGACCGCAAGCTGCGGACCACCCGGGGGCTGGAACGCGACAAGCGGCTCCGCCGCCTCGCGGGAATGCTCGCCCGCAAGGGCTATCCGGAGGGCCTCGCCCTCCGGGTGGTCCGCAGGGCCCTGGAGCAGGAGGGCGAGGACGAGCCCGATGTCCTGGAGTACCACCCGCTGGGATGA
- a CDS encoding HAMP domain-containing sensor histidine kinase, with protein sequence MSSRLLPLLLALMAGVLLALGFPLAASMAAAQQQRVVVDRIDDTARFASLAQFVTSRTPQSASDVGDDERLHALRSELSRYEELYGIRVGVFYRDGTAMGVAPADWALPEAGEAYGAYSAALAGRRSHDPEQVWPWQRRTLAVASPIIRDGDVVAVVLTESPTGALRSRILHGWLLLGAGELAAMAIAVLFAFRLTGWVLRPVAILDRVTHDIATGRMKSRVAAAGGPPELRRLSRSFNEMADNVEQVLEQQRAFVADASHQLRNPLAALMLRIELLGFELPEGNAEVASVQDEGRRLAQVLDDLLGLALAEHADADLALTDIAALVGERLGAWRPVGAREGVALEYAGKTAVTGWSDPVALSSALDAVIDNALKFTPRGGLVQVLVAGEGDEVAVTVSDGGPGLTEEELARIGDRFWRSPRHQNIDGSGLGLSIARVLLTRSGGRLSFAANELTGLAVTLRVPRSAP encoded by the coding sequence TTGAGCTCGCGTCTTCTCCCCCTGCTGCTCGCGTTGATGGCGGGCGTCCTGCTGGCCCTGGGCTTTCCGCTGGCCGCGAGCATGGCCGCCGCACAGCAGCAGCGCGTCGTCGTCGACCGCATCGACGACACCGCGCGCTTCGCGTCGCTCGCCCAGTTCGTCACCTCCCGCACCCCGCAGTCCGCCAGCGACGTCGGGGACGACGAGCGGCTGCACGCGCTGCGCTCCGAACTCAGCCGGTACGAGGAGCTGTACGGCATCCGCGTCGGTGTCTTCTACCGCGACGGCACCGCGATGGGTGTGGCGCCCGCGGACTGGGCGCTCCCCGAGGCGGGCGAGGCGTACGGCGCCTACAGCGCGGCACTGGCCGGCCGCCGCAGCCATGACCCGGAGCAGGTCTGGCCCTGGCAGCGCCGCACGCTGGCCGTCGCCTCACCGATCATCCGCGACGGGGACGTCGTCGCCGTCGTCCTCACCGAATCGCCCACCGGAGCGCTGCGTTCGCGCATCCTGCACGGCTGGCTGCTGCTCGGCGCCGGTGAGCTGGCCGCGATGGCCATCGCCGTGCTGTTCGCGTTCCGGCTCACCGGCTGGGTGCTGCGACCGGTCGCGATCCTCGACCGCGTCACGCACGACATCGCCACCGGGCGGATGAAGTCCCGGGTCGCGGCGGCCGGCGGGCCGCCCGAACTGCGCCGGCTGTCCCGGTCGTTCAACGAGATGGCCGACAACGTCGAGCAGGTGCTAGAACAGCAGCGGGCCTTCGTCGCCGACGCCTCCCACCAGCTGCGCAATCCGCTGGCCGCGCTCATGCTGCGGATCGAGCTGCTCGGCTTCGAACTTCCCGAGGGCAACGCGGAGGTGGCCTCCGTCCAGGACGAGGGCAGACGGCTCGCCCAGGTCCTGGACGATCTGCTCGGCCTGGCGCTGGCGGAGCACGCGGACGCGGACCTCGCCCTCACCGACATCGCCGCACTCGTCGGCGAGCGCCTCGGCGCGTGGCGGCCGGTCGGCGCACGCGAGGGCGTCGCCCTGGAGTACGCGGGCAAGACCGCGGTCACCGGCTGGTCCGATCCGGTCGCGCTGTCCAGCGCACTGGACGCCGTCATCGACAACGCGCTGAAGTTCACCCCGCGCGGCGGGCTGGTCCAGGTGCTGGTCGCGGGGGAGGGCGACGAGGTCGCCGTCACCGTCTCCGACGGCGGACCCGGCCTGACGGAGGAGGAGCTCGCCCGGATCGGCGACCGCTTCTGGCGCAGCCCCCGCCACCAGAACATCGACGGCTCCGGGCTCGGCCTGTCCATCGCCCGCGTCCTGCTGACCCGGAGCGGCGGCCGGCTCTCCTTCGCGGCGAACGAGCTCACCGGCCTCGCCGTGACCCTCAGGGTCCCGCGCTCGGCGCCGTAG